The Hornefia porci genome contains the following window.
GATGTTCGGGAGCACCGCGATGCGACGGATGTCCTCGATGGCATAGTTGAGGTCGTCTGCCAGATAACCGATGCGGCCCATACCGGTATCGACGGCAATCAGGCAGTCGATGGTCTTGCCCCGCGCGGCTGCCGCGTCGCTGATGGCGCGGGCGTTTCTGGAATCATCCACGACAGGGATGATGTCGTACTGCGCCAGAATATCGACATACATATCCGGCGTCAGGCCCAGACAGATGATGCGCTCTGTGGCTCCGGCCTCTCTCAGCGTGATTGCCTCCTGAAGAGTTGCGATAGCGAAGGTTTTGACACCGTTTTCGCGAAGAACCTCAGCACACTGAATGGCGCCATGACCGTAAGCGTCCGCCTTGATGACCCCGATAAATTCTCTGTCGTTTCCCATCTTGGCGCGAATCTGCTTTACATTGTAGTCGAAGTTACTCAGATTGATTTCGGCCCATGCGGGTCTGATTGCTTCTTTATACATATGCTGTACCTTCTTTCGTATAACAAATAATAATTGAGACTAGATCAGCGGCTTGCGGAGAATGATGTCTTCGCGGGCCGGGCCATTGGAGACCATGGTAATCGGGAAGCCGAGCTGACGCTCGATTTCATTCACGTACTCCCGGCATTCCGCCGGCAGTTCTTCAAAGGTCCGGATGCCTGTGATGTCAGACTTCCAGCCCTTCATCATTTTATAGATAGGCTTGCATTGTCCGAGGTCGGTGACGTGCGGGAAATCCTGAATTTTCCTTCCGTCGATCTCGTAGCCGATGCAGAGCGGGATCTCGTCCAGATAGCCGAGGGGATCCACGACCGTCAGGGCAACGTCGGTGGCGCCCTGAATCATACAGCCGTACCGGGAGGCGACGCAGTCATACCAGCCGACTCTCCGCGGGCGGCCTGTGGTCGCACCGTATTCACCGCCGTCTCCGCCGCGTCTGCGCAGCTCCTCGGCTTCTTCGCCGAAGATTTCAGTCACAAAGTCTCCGCCGCCGACGCTGGAGGAATAGGCTTTTGTGACAGCGACAATCTGACGGATCTCATAAGGCGGAATGCCGGCTCCCGCGCCGCCGTAGCCGGCGATGGGGTTTGAAGAGGTGACCATCGGATAGATTCCGTGGTCGATGTCCTTCATGGTTCCGAGCTGGCCTTCCAGGAGAATTGTTTTGTTGTCGCGGATAGCCTGATTCAGGAATGCGGCGGCGCTCCCCACATAGGGACGGATCTTCTCCCGCAGATCCAAAATCTTCTCGTACACCTCCTCCGGAACCAGAGCAGGCTTGTGATAGAGGCTGGTGAACAGGGCATTCTTGATGGTGCACACGTTGTTCACCCGCTCTTTCAGCGGTTCCTCAGGCATGAAGAGCTCGTTGACCTGAAAGCCGATCTTGGCGTATTTGTCGGAATAGCAAGGTGCGATTCCGGACTTGGTGGAGCCGTATGCGTGACCGGCCAGACGCTCTTCCTCGTACCCGTCCTGCAGGATGTGATAGGGCATGACAACGTGCGCCCGGTCGGAAACCAGAATGTCCGGCTGCGGAACGCCCTTCGAGACGATGTCCTTCACTTCATTGACGAATTTATCGATATCCAGCGCGACGCCGTTTCCGAGAACGCAGGTGGTGTTCTCGTTGAAGACGCCGGACGGCATCATGTGAAGAGAGAATTTTCCATATTTGTTCTTGATCGTGTGACCGGCGTTGGCGCCGCCCTGGAACCGGACGACTATATCCGCCTCCTGTGCCAGGACATCGGTGATTTTGCCCTTGCCTTCGTCACCCCAGTTTGCTCCTACGATTGCTTTGACCATAAAACGTTTCCTCCTGTCAAAGATCCTCAGAAATGAGGATGCTATACATTGATTTCCGCCTCGACGCCCAGTACGTCTCTGTTGGCGGACAGAACAGGCTTTATGACCCCGTCAAGAAACTCGAGTGTCTGCTCCGCAGACCTTCCAATGTAATTCTCTGGCTTCATAACCTTCTGTAAAGCCTCTTTGCTTATGTGGAAGGCGGGATCGGCCGCGATGCGATCCAGAAGATCGTTGGGCTTTCCCTCCTCCTTGACTGTTTTTCCGGCCTCCATCGAGAGCTCGCGAATGCGTTCGTGGAGCTCCTGCCGGTCGCCGCCGGCCTTGACGGCGTCCATCAGAATGTTCTCCGTCGCCATGAACGGGAGCTCTGCCGTCAGGTGCGCCTCGATGACCTTCGGATAAACCACGAGACCCTCGGAGATGTTGATGTACAGCTCGAGAATGCTGTCCGTGGCGAGGAACGCCTCGGAAACGCTGATTCTCTTGTTGGCGGAATCGTCCAGCGTCCGTTCAAACCACTGGGTCGCCGCCGTCAGCTGCGGATTCATGGCGTCGCTGATCACGTAGTTCGCCAGGGACGCCATGCGCTCTGAGCGCATGGGGTTCCGCTTATATGCCATGGCAGAGGAGCCGATCTGATGCTTTTCAAAGGGCTCTTCGACCTCCTTCATATGCTGCAGCAGACGGATGTCGTTACTGAATTTATGCGCGGACTGCGCGATGCCGGCCAGCACGTTCAATACGCGGCTGTCCACCTTCCGGGAGTAGGTCTGCCCGGAAACCGGGTAGCACGCCTCGAATCCCATTTTGTCCGCGATTTTCTGGTCCAGCGCCTTGCATTTCTCGTGGTCGCCGCCGAAAAGCTCCAGAAAGGAAGCCTGTGTTCCCGTCGTTCCCTTGGAACCCAGCAGCCGGACGGTGCTGAGAACATAATCCAGATCGCCCAGATCCATAACCAGGTCGTTCAGCCACAGTGTCGCTCGCTTGCCCACGGTGGTGGGCTGGGCGGCCTGATAGTGCGTATAGGCCAGACAGGGCTGCGAACGATATTTTTCCGCAAAATCGGCCAGGTGGTCGATGGCGTTTATCAGCTTGGCGCGGATCAGCTTCAGCGCTTCTGTCATGATGATCAGGTCAGTGTTGTCGCCGACGTAGCAGGATGTCGCGCCGAGGTGAATGATTCCCTTCGCCTTAGGGCACTGTACTCCGTATGCGTAGACGTGAGACATGACGTCGTGCCGTACTTCCTTCTCCCTTGCTTTGGCAACATCATAATTGATGTCGTCCTTGTGGGCGATGAGTTCGTCGATCTGTTCCTGGGTGATGTCCAGGCCCAGCTCCTTCTCCGCCTCCGCCAGAGCGATCCACAGCCTGCGCCAGGTACGGAACTTCATCTCCGGCGAAAAAAGGTACTTCATTTCCGCACTCGGATACCGTTCCGAAAGTGGACTTGTATAGCCAGTATAATC
Protein-coding sequences here:
- a CDS encoding adenylosuccinate synthase, giving the protein MVKAIVGANWGDEGKGKITDVLAQEADIVVRFQGGANAGHTIKNKYGKFSLHMMPSGVFNENTTCVLGNGVALDIDKFVNEVKDIVSKGVPQPDILVSDRAHVVMPYHILQDGYEEERLAGHAYGSTKSGIAPCYSDKYAKIGFQVNELFMPEEPLKERVNNVCTIKNALFTSLYHKPALVPEEVYEKILDLREKIRPYVGSAAAFLNQAIRDNKTILLEGQLGTMKDIDHGIYPMVTSSNPIAGYGGAGAGIPPYEIRQIVAVTKAYSSSVGGGDFVTEIFGEEAEELRRRGGDGGEYGATTGRPRRVGWYDCVASRYGCMIQGATDVALTVVDPLGYLDEIPLCIGYEIDGRKIQDFPHVTDLGQCKPIYKMMKGWKSDITGIRTFEELPAECREYVNEIERQLGFPITMVSNGPAREDIILRKPLI
- the purB gene encoding adenylosuccinate lyase, with the translated sequence MADYTGYTSPLSERYPSAEMKYLFSPEMKFRTWRRLWIALAEAEKELGLDITQEQIDELIAHKDDINYDVAKAREKEVRHDVMSHVYAYGVQCPKAKGIIHLGATSCYVGDNTDLIIMTEALKLIRAKLINAIDHLADFAEKYRSQPCLAYTHYQAAQPTTVGKRATLWLNDLVMDLGDLDYVLSTVRLLGSKGTTGTQASFLELFGGDHEKCKALDQKIADKMGFEACYPVSGQTYSRKVDSRVLNVLAGIAQSAHKFSNDIRLLQHMKEVEEPFEKHQIGSSAMAYKRNPMRSERMASLANYVISDAMNPQLTAATQWFERTLDDSANKRISVSEAFLATDSILELYINISEGLVVYPKVIEAHLTAELPFMATENILMDAVKAGGDRQELHERIRELSMEAGKTVKEEGKPNDLLDRIAADPAFHISKEALQKVMKPENYIGRSAEQTLEFLDGVIKPVLSANRDVLGVEAEINV